A window of Lepidochelys kempii isolate rLepKem1 chromosome 1, rLepKem1.hap2, whole genome shotgun sequence contains these coding sequences:
- the PHB2 gene encoding prohibitin-2, translating to MAQNLKDLAGRLPAGPRGMGTALKLLLGAGAVAYGVRESVFTVEGGQRAIFFNRIGGIQPDTILAEGLHFRIPWFQYPIIYDIRARPRKISSPTGSKDLQMVNISLRVLSRPNAAELPKMYQRLGLDYEERVLPSIVNEVLKSVVAKFNASQLITQRAQVSLLIRRELTERAKDFSLILDDVAITELSFSREYTAAVEAKQVAQQEAQRAQFLVEKAKQEQKQKIVQAEGEATAAKMIGEALSKNPGYIKLRKIRAAQNISKTIAASQNRVYLTADNLQLNLQDEGFTR from the exons ATGGCCCAGAACCTGAAGGACTTGGCGGGACGTCTCCCCGCCGGGCCGCGCGGGATGGGCACCGCCCtcaagctgctgctgggagccggTGCCGTCGCCTACGGGGTCCGCGAGTCGGTCTTCACCG TGGAAGGAGGCCAGAGGGCAATATTCTTCAACCGCATTGGTGGGATCCAGCCAGACACGATCCTGGCCGAGGGGTTGCACTTCAG AATCCCCTGGTTTCAGTATCCAATAATTTATGATATCCGAGCTCGACCCCGAAAAATCTCCTCCCCAACAGGCTCCAAAG ATCTGCAGATGGTGAACATCTCTCTGCGTGTCCTTTCACGCCCCAATGCTGCAGAGCTGCCCAAAATGTACCAGCGTCTGGGTCTGGACTATGAGGAGCGGGTCCTTCCTTCCATCGTCAACGAGGTGCTCAAAAGTGTTGTGGCCAAGTTCAATGCTTCACAACTCATCACTCAACGGGCTCAG GTCTCTCTGCTAATCCGACGGGAACTGACAGAGCGAGCCAAGGATTTCAGCCTCATCTTGGATGATGTGGCCATCACCGAGCTAAGTTTCAGCCGCGAGTACACAGCGGCTGTTGAGGCTAAGCAAGTGG CCCAGCAAGAGGCCCAGCGAGCCCAGTTCCTGGTGGAGAAGGCcaagcaggaacagaagcagaagATTGTCCAGGCAGAGGGGGAAGCCACGGCTGCCAAGATGAT TGGTGAAGCCTTGAGCAAGAACCCAGGCTATATCAAGCTGCGCAAGATCCGAGCTGCCCAAAACATCTCCAAGACA ATTGCGGCGTCGCAGAACCGTGTGTATCTCACAGCTGATAACTTACAGTTGAACCTACAGGATGAGGGCTTCACCAGgtaa
- the EMG1 gene encoding ribosomal RNA small subunit methyltransferase NEP1 isoform X2 produces MAVPKRQLRRPVGDAATETDPAREAKQAWGQRRRLLVLLEGASLETVKVGKTYELLNCDKHKSLLLRSGRDPGEVRPDITHQSLLMLMDSPLNRAGLLQVYIHTQKNVLIEVNPQTRIPRTFDRFCGLMVQLLHKLSVRAADGPQKLLKVIKNPVTDHLPVGCMKIGTSSSVPNVTDVRELVPTAEPVAIVVGAFAHGSLNVNYTEKMISISNYPLSAALTCAKITTAFEEAWGVV; encoded by the exons ATGGCGGTGCCCAAGCGGCAGCTCCGAAGACCAGTAGGGGACGCGGCGACAGAGACCGACCCGGCCCGGGAGGCGAAGCAGGCCTGGGGGCAGCGGCGGCGGCTTCTAGTGCTTCTCGAGGGAGCGAGTCTGGAGACCGTGAAG GTTGGGAAGACGTACGAGCTGCTGAACTGCGACAAGCACAAATCGCTGCTGCTGCGAAGCGGCCGGGACCCAGGGGAAGTGAGGCCCGACATCACACACCAG AGCCTCCTGATGCTCATGGACAGTCCCCTGAACCGGGCTGGCCTGCTGCAGGTTTACATCCACACCCAGAAGAatgttctcattgaagtcaatccCCAGACCAGGATTCCCAGAACCTTTGATCGATTCTGCGGTCTAATGG TTCAGCTGCTACATAAACTCAGTGTCCGTGCAGCTGATGGGCCCCAGAAACTGTTGAAG GTCATCAAGAATCCAGTGACTGATCATCTCCCAGTGGGCTGCATGAAGATAGGCACCTCTTCCTCAGTTCCCAACGTGACGGATGTGCGTGAACTGGTTCCCACTGCAGAGCCTGTTGCAATTGTTGTGGGAGCTTTTGCCCATGGCTCG ctgaATGTTAACTATACAGAGAAGATGATCTCCATCAGCAACTATCCCCTCTCTGCTGCCCTGACCTGTGCCAAGATCACCACAGCCTTTGAGGAGGCATGGGGGGTGGTGTGA
- the EMG1 gene encoding ribosomal RNA small subunit methyltransferase NEP1 isoform X1: protein MAVPKRQLRRPVGDAATETDPAREAKQAWGQRRRLLVLLEGASLETVKVGKTYELLNCDKHKSLLLRSGRDPGEVRPDITHQSLLMLMDSPLNRAGLLQVYIHTQKNVLIEVNPQTRIPRTFDRFCGLMVQLLHKLSVRAADGPQKLLKVIKNPVTDHLPVGCMKIGTSSSVPNVTDVRELVPTAEPVAIVVGAFAHGSVRVVVADTPLLPSLIAWWSRQPVMGSRGLFPFQYTSWCSCTTERMLLMQSLCTPA, encoded by the exons ATGGCGGTGCCCAAGCGGCAGCTCCGAAGACCAGTAGGGGACGCGGCGACAGAGACCGACCCGGCCCGGGAGGCGAAGCAGGCCTGGGGGCAGCGGCGGCGGCTTCTAGTGCTTCTCGAGGGAGCGAGTCTGGAGACCGTGAAG GTTGGGAAGACGTACGAGCTGCTGAACTGCGACAAGCACAAATCGCTGCTGCTGCGAAGCGGCCGGGACCCAGGGGAAGTGAGGCCCGACATCACACACCAG AGCCTCCTGATGCTCATGGACAGTCCCCTGAACCGGGCTGGCCTGCTGCAGGTTTACATCCACACCCAGAAGAatgttctcattgaagtcaatccCCAGACCAGGATTCCCAGAACCTTTGATCGATTCTGCGGTCTAATGG TTCAGCTGCTACATAAACTCAGTGTCCGTGCAGCTGATGGGCCCCAGAAACTGTTGAAG GTCATCAAGAATCCAGTGACTGATCATCTCCCAGTGGGCTGCATGAAGATAGGCACCTCTTCCTCAGTTCCCAACGTGACGGATGTGCGTGAACTGGTTCCCACTGCAGAGCCTGTTGCAATTGTTGTGGGAGCTTTTGCCCATGGCTCGGTAAGGGTAGTGGTAGCTGACACACCTCTTCTCCCATCATTGATTGCCTGGTGGAGCAGACAACCTGTCATGGGAAGTAGGGGACTCTTTCCCTTTCAGTATACATCATGGTGTTCCTGCACTACAGAGAGGATGCTGTTGATGCAAAGCCTGTGCACACCTGCATGA
- the LPCAT3 gene encoding lysophospholipid acyltransferase 5 isoform X1, protein MTNGEPDPNPCSGPRPILPNQNLTPGRGSSNRWLTRTFVAPPSGYPFALFQRYFLFQKEVYLIHLYNTLTGLSIAYFNFGTQFTHSLLCVLIQFLILRLMGRTITAVLTTFCFQITYLMAGYYFTATEHYDIKWTMPHCVLTLKLIGLAIDYYDGGKDLESLNPEQKRFAVHGVPTLLEVSGFSYFYGAFMVGPQFSMTDYQKLARGEMTDVPGQRPNSLVPAVKRLTLGLFFLVTYTLVSQYISDEDLISDAYLEQPFWFRCFYILIWGKVTLYKYVTCWLVTEGVCIVVGLGYNGQDENGKPRWDACANMKVWLFETTPFFTGTIASFNINTNAWVARYIFKRLKFLGNKLLSQALALFFLAVWHGLHSGYLVCFQMEFLIVIVERQAINLVRDSPVLSAWASITILQPLYYVLQQTIHWMFMGYSLVPFCLFAWDKWIKVYSSIYFLGHMIFLTLLLVLPYIRRALVPRKEKLKKAE, encoded by the exons GATACCCTTTTGCCTTGTTCCAGCGCTATTTCCTCTTCCAGAAGGAGGTCTACCTCATTCACCTGTACAACACCCTAACAGGGCTCTCAATTGCCTACTTCAACTTCG GGACGCAGTTCACTCACTCCCTGCTGTGTGTCCTGATCCAGTTCCTCATACTGAGGCTTATGGGCCGCACGATAACTGCTGTCTTGACCACCTTCTGCTTTCAAATA ACATACCTTATGGCTGGTTATTACTTCACCGCCACAGAGCATTATGACATTAAGTGGACCATGCCACACTGTGTCTTGACTCTCAAGCTGATTG GCTTGGCCATCGATTATTACGATGGAGGGAAGGATTTG GAGTCCCTGAACCCTGAGCAGAAGCGGTTTGCAGTCCATGGAGTTCCTACCTTACTGGAGGTTTCAGGTTTCTCCTATTTTTACGGTGCCTTCATGGTGGGGCCCCAGTTCTCCATGACAGACTATCAGAAACTGGCAAGGGGCGAGATGACTGATGTTCCAGGCCAAAGACCCAACAG ccTTGTGCCTGCTGTCAAGCGCCTTACCCTAGGCCTCTTCTTTCTGGTAACCTATACCCTAGTGAGCCAATACATCTCTGATGAAGACCTCATCTCTGATGCATACCTT GAACAGCCTTTCTGGTTCCGCTGCTTTTACATATTGATCTGGGGCAAAGTGACACTCTACAAATATGTCACCTGCTGGCTTGTCACG GAAGGCGTCTGCATCGTCGTTGGCCTTGGGTACAATGGCCAGGATGAGAATGGGAAACCACGGTGGGACGCTTGTGCCAACATGAAGGTTTGGTTATTCGAGACAACACCCTTCTTCACGGGGACCATTGCTTCCTTCAACATCAACACCAATGCCTGGGTGGCTCG CTACATCTTCAAACGGCTGAAGTTCTTGGGTAACAAGCTTCTGTCACAGGCATTGGCCCTGTTCTTCCTGGCTGTGTGGCATGGGCTGCATTCTGGCTACCTTGTGTGCTTCCAAATGGAGTTCCTTATAGTCATCGTTGAAAGACAG GCTATCAACCTAGTGCGGGACTCTCCTGTTCTGAGTGCTTGGGCCTCTATCACCATCCTGCAGCCTCTCTACTATGTGCTGCAGCAAACCATCCACTGGATGTTCATGGGTTACTCACTGGTGCCATTCTGCCTTTTTGCCTGGGACAAGTGGATCAAG gtGTATAGCTCTATTTATTTCTTAGGCCACATGATATTCCTCACCTTACTGCTCGTGTTGCCTTACATCCGCAGAGCACTTGTGCCACGGAAAGAAAAGCTAAAGAAAGCAGAGTAA
- the LPCAT3 gene encoding lysophospholipid acyltransferase 5 isoform X3 produces MAVAGSGLGLAQAAEALGSSEQALRLIVSIFLGYPFALFQRYFLFQKEVYLIHLYNTLTGLSIAYFNFGTQFTHSLLCVLIQFLILRLMGRTITAVLTTFCFQITYLMAGYYFTATEHYDIKWTMPHCVLTLKLIGLAIDYYDGGKDLESLNPEQKRFAVHGVPTLLEVSGFSYFYGAFMVGPQFSMTDYQKLARGEMTDVPGQRPNSLVPAVKRLTLGLFFLVTYTLVSQYISDEDLISDAYLEQPFWFRCFYILIWGKVTLYKYVTCWLVTEGVCIVVGLGYNGQDENGKPRWDACANMKVWLFETTPFFTGTIASFNINTNAWVARYIFKRLKFLGNKLLSQALALFFLAVWHGLHSGYLVCFQMEFLIVIVERQAINLVRDSPVLSAWASITILQPLYYVLQQTIHWMFMGYSLVPFCLFAWDKWIKVYSSIYFLGHMIFLTLLLVLPYIRRALVPRKEKLKKAE; encoded by the exons GATACCCTTTTGCCTTGTTCCAGCGCTATTTCCTCTTCCAGAAGGAGGTCTACCTCATTCACCTGTACAACACCCTAACAGGGCTCTCAATTGCCTACTTCAACTTCG GGACGCAGTTCACTCACTCCCTGCTGTGTGTCCTGATCCAGTTCCTCATACTGAGGCTTATGGGCCGCACGATAACTGCTGTCTTGACCACCTTCTGCTTTCAAATA ACATACCTTATGGCTGGTTATTACTTCACCGCCACAGAGCATTATGACATTAAGTGGACCATGCCACACTGTGTCTTGACTCTCAAGCTGATTG GCTTGGCCATCGATTATTACGATGGAGGGAAGGATTTG GAGTCCCTGAACCCTGAGCAGAAGCGGTTTGCAGTCCATGGAGTTCCTACCTTACTGGAGGTTTCAGGTTTCTCCTATTTTTACGGTGCCTTCATGGTGGGGCCCCAGTTCTCCATGACAGACTATCAGAAACTGGCAAGGGGCGAGATGACTGATGTTCCAGGCCAAAGACCCAACAG ccTTGTGCCTGCTGTCAAGCGCCTTACCCTAGGCCTCTTCTTTCTGGTAACCTATACCCTAGTGAGCCAATACATCTCTGATGAAGACCTCATCTCTGATGCATACCTT GAACAGCCTTTCTGGTTCCGCTGCTTTTACATATTGATCTGGGGCAAAGTGACACTCTACAAATATGTCACCTGCTGGCTTGTCACG GAAGGCGTCTGCATCGTCGTTGGCCTTGGGTACAATGGCCAGGATGAGAATGGGAAACCACGGTGGGACGCTTGTGCCAACATGAAGGTTTGGTTATTCGAGACAACACCCTTCTTCACGGGGACCATTGCTTCCTTCAACATCAACACCAATGCCTGGGTGGCTCG CTACATCTTCAAACGGCTGAAGTTCTTGGGTAACAAGCTTCTGTCACAGGCATTGGCCCTGTTCTTCCTGGCTGTGTGGCATGGGCTGCATTCTGGCTACCTTGTGTGCTTCCAAATGGAGTTCCTTATAGTCATCGTTGAAAGACAG GCTATCAACCTAGTGCGGGACTCTCCTGTTCTGAGTGCTTGGGCCTCTATCACCATCCTGCAGCCTCTCTACTATGTGCTGCAGCAAACCATCCACTGGATGTTCATGGGTTACTCACTGGTGCCATTCTGCCTTTTTGCCTGGGACAAGTGGATCAAG gtGTATAGCTCTATTTATTTCTTAGGCCACATGATATTCCTCACCTTACTGCTCGTGTTGCCTTACATCCGCAGAGCACTTGTGCCACGGAAAGAAAAGCTAAAGAAAGCAGAGTAA
- the LPCAT3 gene encoding lysophospholipid acyltransferase 5 isoform X2, giving the protein MEEPATGESNCAMNQDLFETPLQSTQSWQPNTDKPNAGEGTSGYPFALFQRYFLFQKEVYLIHLYNTLTGLSIAYFNFGTQFTHSLLCVLIQFLILRLMGRTITAVLTTFCFQITYLMAGYYFTATEHYDIKWTMPHCVLTLKLIGLAIDYYDGGKDLESLNPEQKRFAVHGVPTLLEVSGFSYFYGAFMVGPQFSMTDYQKLARGEMTDVPGQRPNSLVPAVKRLTLGLFFLVTYTLVSQYISDEDLISDAYLEQPFWFRCFYILIWGKVTLYKYVTCWLVTEGVCIVVGLGYNGQDENGKPRWDACANMKVWLFETTPFFTGTIASFNINTNAWVARYIFKRLKFLGNKLLSQALALFFLAVWHGLHSGYLVCFQMEFLIVIVERQAINLVRDSPVLSAWASITILQPLYYVLQQTIHWMFMGYSLVPFCLFAWDKWIKVYSSIYFLGHMIFLTLLLVLPYIRRALVPRKEKLKKAE; this is encoded by the exons GATACCCTTTTGCCTTGTTCCAGCGCTATTTCCTCTTCCAGAAGGAGGTCTACCTCATTCACCTGTACAACACCCTAACAGGGCTCTCAATTGCCTACTTCAACTTCG GGACGCAGTTCACTCACTCCCTGCTGTGTGTCCTGATCCAGTTCCTCATACTGAGGCTTATGGGCCGCACGATAACTGCTGTCTTGACCACCTTCTGCTTTCAAATA ACATACCTTATGGCTGGTTATTACTTCACCGCCACAGAGCATTATGACATTAAGTGGACCATGCCACACTGTGTCTTGACTCTCAAGCTGATTG GCTTGGCCATCGATTATTACGATGGAGGGAAGGATTTG GAGTCCCTGAACCCTGAGCAGAAGCGGTTTGCAGTCCATGGAGTTCCTACCTTACTGGAGGTTTCAGGTTTCTCCTATTTTTACGGTGCCTTCATGGTGGGGCCCCAGTTCTCCATGACAGACTATCAGAAACTGGCAAGGGGCGAGATGACTGATGTTCCAGGCCAAAGACCCAACAG ccTTGTGCCTGCTGTCAAGCGCCTTACCCTAGGCCTCTTCTTTCTGGTAACCTATACCCTAGTGAGCCAATACATCTCTGATGAAGACCTCATCTCTGATGCATACCTT GAACAGCCTTTCTGGTTCCGCTGCTTTTACATATTGATCTGGGGCAAAGTGACACTCTACAAATATGTCACCTGCTGGCTTGTCACG GAAGGCGTCTGCATCGTCGTTGGCCTTGGGTACAATGGCCAGGATGAGAATGGGAAACCACGGTGGGACGCTTGTGCCAACATGAAGGTTTGGTTATTCGAGACAACACCCTTCTTCACGGGGACCATTGCTTCCTTCAACATCAACACCAATGCCTGGGTGGCTCG CTACATCTTCAAACGGCTGAAGTTCTTGGGTAACAAGCTTCTGTCACAGGCATTGGCCCTGTTCTTCCTGGCTGTGTGGCATGGGCTGCATTCTGGCTACCTTGTGTGCTTCCAAATGGAGTTCCTTATAGTCATCGTTGAAAGACAG GCTATCAACCTAGTGCGGGACTCTCCTGTTCTGAGTGCTTGGGCCTCTATCACCATCCTGCAGCCTCTCTACTATGTGCTGCAGCAAACCATCCACTGGATGTTCATGGGTTACTCACTGGTGCCATTCTGCCTTTTTGCCTGGGACAAGTGGATCAAG gtGTATAGCTCTATTTATTTCTTAGGCCACATGATATTCCTCACCTTACTGCTCGTGTTGCCTTACATCCGCAGAGCACTTGTGCCACGGAAAGAAAAGCTAAAGAAAGCAGAGTAA
- the LPCAT3 gene encoding lysophospholipid acyltransferase 5 isoform X4, with translation MGPLCLSPNSPYDIRGCCTTCTTPPWGYPFALFQRYFLFQKEVYLIHLYNTLTGLSIAYFNFGTQFTHSLLCVLIQFLILRLMGRTITAVLTTFCFQITYLMAGYYFTATEHYDIKWTMPHCVLTLKLIGLAIDYYDGGKDLESLNPEQKRFAVHGVPTLLEVSGFSYFYGAFMVGPQFSMTDYQKLARGEMTDVPGQRPNSLVPAVKRLTLGLFFLVTYTLVSQYISDEDLISDAYLEQPFWFRCFYILIWGKVTLYKYVTCWLVTEGVCIVVGLGYNGQDENGKPRWDACANMKVWLFETTPFFTGTIASFNINTNAWVARYIFKRLKFLGNKLLSQALALFFLAVWHGLHSGYLVCFQMEFLIVIVERQAINLVRDSPVLSAWASITILQPLYYVLQQTIHWMFMGYSLVPFCLFAWDKWIKVYSSIYFLGHMIFLTLLLVLPYIRRALVPRKEKLKKAE, from the exons GATACCCTTTTGCCTTGTTCCAGCGCTATTTCCTCTTCCAGAAGGAGGTCTACCTCATTCACCTGTACAACACCCTAACAGGGCTCTCAATTGCCTACTTCAACTTCG GGACGCAGTTCACTCACTCCCTGCTGTGTGTCCTGATCCAGTTCCTCATACTGAGGCTTATGGGCCGCACGATAACTGCTGTCTTGACCACCTTCTGCTTTCAAATA ACATACCTTATGGCTGGTTATTACTTCACCGCCACAGAGCATTATGACATTAAGTGGACCATGCCACACTGTGTCTTGACTCTCAAGCTGATTG GCTTGGCCATCGATTATTACGATGGAGGGAAGGATTTG GAGTCCCTGAACCCTGAGCAGAAGCGGTTTGCAGTCCATGGAGTTCCTACCTTACTGGAGGTTTCAGGTTTCTCCTATTTTTACGGTGCCTTCATGGTGGGGCCCCAGTTCTCCATGACAGACTATCAGAAACTGGCAAGGGGCGAGATGACTGATGTTCCAGGCCAAAGACCCAACAG ccTTGTGCCTGCTGTCAAGCGCCTTACCCTAGGCCTCTTCTTTCTGGTAACCTATACCCTAGTGAGCCAATACATCTCTGATGAAGACCTCATCTCTGATGCATACCTT GAACAGCCTTTCTGGTTCCGCTGCTTTTACATATTGATCTGGGGCAAAGTGACACTCTACAAATATGTCACCTGCTGGCTTGTCACG GAAGGCGTCTGCATCGTCGTTGGCCTTGGGTACAATGGCCAGGATGAGAATGGGAAACCACGGTGGGACGCTTGTGCCAACATGAAGGTTTGGTTATTCGAGACAACACCCTTCTTCACGGGGACCATTGCTTCCTTCAACATCAACACCAATGCCTGGGTGGCTCG CTACATCTTCAAACGGCTGAAGTTCTTGGGTAACAAGCTTCTGTCACAGGCATTGGCCCTGTTCTTCCTGGCTGTGTGGCATGGGCTGCATTCTGGCTACCTTGTGTGCTTCCAAATGGAGTTCCTTATAGTCATCGTTGAAAGACAG GCTATCAACCTAGTGCGGGACTCTCCTGTTCTGAGTGCTTGGGCCTCTATCACCATCCTGCAGCCTCTCTACTATGTGCTGCAGCAAACCATCCACTGGATGTTCATGGGTTACTCACTGGTGCCATTCTGCCTTTTTGCCTGGGACAAGTGGATCAAG gtGTATAGCTCTATTTATTTCTTAGGCCACATGATATTCCTCACCTTACTGCTCGTGTTGCCTTACATCCGCAGAGCACTTGTGCCACGGAAAGAAAAGCTAAAGAAAGCAGAGTAA